CCTGTTTATCTGAAACCTTTGCAGGGCTCCTATTACTTTCTTTATTGTATGTTGTTTCTTTATTGTATTCCTGTTTCTTTATTGTATTCCACTACAATTCCTGCCCCAGTAAAATTTCCTCTAGCtaaagctgatttctttttttttcttttttttttgcgaTCACTCTAAATAGAAGCAAGACATAATTTCCTTGCATCTGCTTGTACTTTATAGTGTTCAGGGCTTTCTGGAGATTTGGGTGTTACATTTATGTCTTTGCTGCGAAAATCTCTTCACTAGTCCATATTGTCATAAATTTTTAGTGATCAAGATGAGATTTTTCTCAAGAATTTAGCATATGGGATGTCAAGCTATCTTGAAAAATCAGGGAGGTTTTTGTGAAAAACTGCAGGGGAAGCTGCTGGCTGATGACTACTTCTGAAAAATCTCGCCCTACATGTCTGAAAATATCAGAGAAACTAGTGAAGATTCTACATACGGTTACTgcttcatgacttttttttaaatacagatagaTGGTTCTCATGTGAAGAATAAGAAACTTTATTATTATAATCTTTCAGTTGGCTCCTGTCAGCTTCCCAAATAATCATGAGTAATGCTTGCTGTTATTTTAAGTCAGGTAAATTACTTTTGTCCAGCTGAAAACCATAATCAGATTTACTTACTTCGTTCTTGCCAGGGGCATATGTTTCTTCATTTGAATTCTCATTTGGAAAATCTATACCAGAATATTAAAGCATTAGAGAGGCTTGCTGCTAGGCTTATATTCTAGCCCCTGAATCTGGTCAGGATAAAAATACTTGTCATTGCTGAATTTGTGGGAATATACTGCAGTGGAGTTGGAACTGCTGGGCCTTTTAAAAGGAAGATGGAAGTGGGCTATGACATTGCTTACCTATGCCTTCTCTTGTTCATTACAAAGTAAGCAATACTGAGATGCATCTATATGTAAAAGCTTGTACAGAACATAGTTATGACTTCAGGAGATCCTGGCAGTTGGCTGTGCTGcttgaaataataaaacttaGGTTAAAATCATGTTGCAGCTGTGCTTACATAGAGCAGTGATGACATCCAGTGGTTCCCTCACATACAGGTGTTGCCTAAATGGGTATTATCATCAGgttttgggactttttttttattatctagtgtattcttttgggttttttttaatcttcttgtgTCTTGATTAATCATTTTATTATACTTTTTCCTTACAAGATTGCTAAGGACGCAAAGGAATGTGTGCAAGAGTGTGTAAGTGAATTCATCAGCTTTATAACGTCAGAAGCAAGTGAGAGGTGTCaccaagagaaaagaaagaccATCAATGGAGAGGATATTCTCTTTGCCATGTCTACCTTGGGGTTTGATAGCTATGTTGAACCTTTGAAGTTATACCTCCAAAAATTCAGAGAGGTTGGTATATACTTCAGTATTTCCTCATTTATTTAATCTGGTTGTGTTTATCCTTAGCTCCCTGTCATTGTAGTTGTATAATAGCTAACTTGCACAGTATCTCACAGCTATTGTCAGGGACTAATGTAATGTTTAAAAGCATTCCAGAAGATATCAAGAGGAAAAGGAGTAAGTAAGCATTTTGATTAGACTTGCTGATTCAAAGTAGTTCAAGCTTTCAACTGAATAAATTCTCTAATATATTGCTGGTAGTAAATCACTCTGTTCTTTAAAGGTGCCCATTAAGAATACTTATTTCGATCTTTGGGTTCAATCAATAAAACTGTACTAGACTGCATCTTCTGAGGAACTAGCCTGATGCCTATTGTTTGTCTGGGCTTcagaactgcaaaagaaaaagttgtttttctcttgTCGGAATAATGATTCACATGAAAGGTTATCTGCTTCaatggtttttttaagctgttttttagCCTGTCCCTCAGTTTGCTTTTGATACATAGTACGTGCTAGGTATGTGATCCAAGCAGTTTAATTTATCCCTTCTTTAGCagaaagtgactttttttctttgcagcaatttaaactttttgaaaaagaagTTGATTCTGCCTGGGTTTTTTGTTCTGGTCCCCCATTCCCCCGCCTCCTGTCTGGAGACTGAAGAGAATTATGCTTGCTTCCTTCTTTACTTTGGTATTCTTTTACCTCAGAATACCAGatttaacaaaacaaatcaaaggtATTTTTATCCAGTGACCTCTCTTCCTCATAGTCCTGAATGAAGAAGTTGTTCAGGGTTAAAAtaatcctgggaaaaaaaactcaaaagcaaatttttttttttttaaatatggatctGTCTGTTGGTATGGCTGCTTGGTTTTACTGGCATCGGTGAAGTAGGTACATCTAAATTGGCAGTGCTGTAGATAGAGGTGCTCTTCAGACTTTCTTTGTTCTGTAAACCTAAGTTTTTTAATTAATGGGGTCAGACTCGCTAATGATATGTACTTTGCTGATAGCACTTGAAGCTTCCACTTCCCAGAAGGTCATTTGCTGTGATAACTAAGTAACAGGAGGCGTAATCTAAAAGTTTAAGTACTGCTGTGTGCTAtctttttccagttctgtgtAGCGGTTGCACATGCTGTCGAAGTGCTGTATGTGCTTCAATTAAAAATGCAAGTAGTGCCTAACTAGTTTCAGTACTTCTGGAGAAGTCTGAAGTGGGTCTCTGCTACTTTCATTCTGAAGTGACCATTTTTGCAGATATATATGCTGTGGTAGCAGAGTAGTGGGATTGGGTTTTaattggatggatggatggattggATGGTTTTGCTCGTCAGTTTTAAACCTCCATTCCAGCTAGTTCTGCCTTCAGGGTACCGTATATcgtgaaatatttctgttttgtagcTTAGTATTTAGTCTACATCAAACAGTTGCAGAGAATACTTTTTATGCCTATATTATTTTCTTAGATGTTTTTACATAGTAGCACAGAGCGTCAAACTTCATACTTATTAAACTGCATGCAGATGACTGGGAGCCTTGGCTTTCTGTGCTGATATCCTTTCTGGCTGTAGTCTGTGATGGGGGAAAATAAATCCAATATCCTGGCTTTAAATGTCAACTCATAGTTGTATGATGATGGCACTTGCGTGTGGTTGGTAAGCAAATGTTGCACATTCTCGGTAGTTGTGAGATTCTGTGATTTCTTGTAAATGGTCTTAACTGCTGCTTCTGGATTACTGCAGATCTTCGACATTCTGCAGAAGGTAGAAACTTTCCTTAGAACTACACAATCCTAGTTTGCAAAGTTTTTGTTTCTGAGGAGTATGGCTAAGATGAAAAACACCCTTCATATATTCTTGCACTATGCATGTTCTTAAATCCAGTAGAGTTTTACAGGTCTTAGATTTCAaactccagctgctgcacagtGACTCTTCTGCAAGTTCCAAACCTTGGCTAGAGCTCCTGGGGTCTTGAAACAATCTCAAGCCAACTGTACTCTAATctaatacatttctttctttcttcccctcccgtCCTCCTCCAGgcaatgaaaggagaaaagggaattgGGGGAACAGTTACAACTGGAGACGGTCTAAGTGAGGAGCTCACAGAGGAAGCATTTAGTAAGTAATACTTCTTAATTTATTGTATTATTACTATGGCTTTTCTGAAAAAAGCACCTCCTTTAGATATCAGAATTCTTACTTGAGGAATACGTCTTGGACTGGCCACATGTTACACCTGTGATCCATTGAGATTTTCATTTGAGATGTCTGGAGGATAACCTGTGCTCAGATAACCTCCTGCCAGTCAGTAGAATTTATGGTCAGAATGAAGTAATGTAGTGATACGTGATGACACTCTAGTAACAGCTAATGTCAACTGTGgaagatttttaaatgcatacattAGTGCCAGTATTTTTTCTCTACACTTAAACACAGGTTGTAATAAAAGgtgcaaacttttttctttttttttttttgttctttttcccctaGTAGCTACATATTTAGGCCACATTCGTTCTACTTGCAAGACTGttggggaaaaagtaaaataaactcCGCTTGATGACTTGAGGAGCTCGTCTTTGAGAAATGAGCCAGAGAAGAACATGATCTTCGTATAATTCTAAAACACTTAGTATTCCTTATATTCAAAAGAATGCACAGATTGGCAGCTAAAAGGTGTAGGGCAAGGAGCATCATATGCATTCACTGTAGCTTTTCTTCCTTATACTGTGAATTAAAGCCTAACACTCGTTGGGactttgtgttggttttttttgatgcTGGATTCTTGCATGTAGTCTTCACCTTGGCTTTCAAGTGTTATGGGCTGGTGATCTTGAAGCTGATACAACAATTAGGAGGCGCAGCTCTAGTCGTATCTACTGAAGAGATTTAGTTTTTCAAGTATCTGACAAACCACCTATTTAAGATCACTGGTAAACTACTGAACTAGCAAAAATTCAAAGCCTGAAGACTGAAATGACCTATTCAGGGTCTGAAACACACTTTGCTCCCAGTATGATGACTTTGGCTATATAAAACAGTACAGACACTTTGGGTCTTTCCTAGCCTGGAAGATAAGCTCATAAAACTGTCTGGAAACTAAGAATCTAAGCTTCAATGTTGCAGGGGACTTacagaaagctttatttttattaatatgactgttttaattttataattaaagatTAGGCAATGCAAATAGTAAACTCCTATCCACACTCACTCATGTGTAATGGCTCTGGTTCAGAAGTAGTAAGACACTAGCCCAACTATAGACCCAACTTACTTACCTTGGGTATGTTGCTAATAGTTTCTGGATTGCAGCTGTTGGGAGTCTGTCCAGCTTGGAATCTTGTCAAATCAATATATAGAAATTGTTCTAAAGCTTTATTTGGTATATTATTCTGATTTGCACTTCAAGCATTTAAACTGCAGCTCAAGAGGTGAGGGAGAATATATAATTGGAAACTTCTGATTGTGTCTGAGTCCAGTATCTTGTTTTGTATGGGCAAAGAGGCAAATTCACAAAAAGTTTCTCCTCTGGATGCTCATGCTCTGCTTAGCCTGAGTACAATGACCACCAGAAAATGGAAACCAGAAAAAAGGAATCCTCTTACATCTGTGGATCCTCTGTCCCCTTCCCAAATTTGATATGGTCCCTGTTAAATGGCAGAAGGCTGAAGATCTGCTCCTAGTCACTTGTTCAAGTATCTCAGGCCTGGGAGCCTTAGTGTGCTCTATGAAATAAACCTTAATTTGCCATGAGGTGAAAAGGGCAACTTTGGAAGCAAATACTAAGTCTTGGCAGGATGCAAAGGAGATGTTGCAGtagtagaagaaggaaaaaattttactgtaaaataactGATCGTGTCAAGTGCTGCAGGTATTTCTCTCCATAGGGGCAGCTATAGATCTATTCAGAATGATGGTCTGATGGCAGGAGTAGCAGTAATAGCTGTGCTCCTGCGGCATAACCCTTAGCTCTTTGTCTTAGCCTAATGCCAGGGCTGGGTCAGAGGCTTGGCATTAAACTGTGTTGGATGTGGAACATGCGCATCAAAGGACAGTAAAATTTTGGACTTACTAGAGCCACTTCTCACTATGATCTTAATGCGTCTCTTATCTTGCAACTTAAGTATTTGAAAATTAGTGCAATgaaggtaggaaaaaaacaacccaaccaaaAACCCAATTTAAAAACCCCCAAGTGTCAGCTTTCAAATGAAAGCTGCTAGGATTTTACtgtcttttcagaatttttttatggTTTATATGTCTTATTTATAGATAGTAACAGCCATACTTAGAAAGAAGAAAGCCCCTTTGTCTCTTAGCAGAGAATGTTATGCTGCAGTGACTTAACTTACAACTTAAGAGTTTTGCTGCTTTGCTTCTAAGTAGCCATTGTAACATACCTACTCTGAATGTCGCAGAGCTCAACATACATGTTATTGTAAAGGTTTATCTTGGACCATCAGTCCCTGT
This genomic interval from Calonectris borealis chromosome 1, bCalBor7.hap1.2, whole genome shotgun sequence contains the following:
- the NFYB gene encoding nuclear transcription factor Y subunit beta isoform X2, which codes for MDGDSSTTDASQLGIAGDYIGGSHYVIQPHDDTEDSMNDHEDTNGSKESFREQDIYLPIANVARIMKNAIPQTGKIAKDAKECVQECVSEFISFITSEASERCHQEKRKTINGEDILFAMSTLGFDSYVEPLKLYLQKFREAMKGEKGIGGTVTTGDGLSEELTEEAFIATYLGHIRSTCKTVGEKVK